The following coding sequences lie in one Onychomys torridus chromosome X, mOncTor1.1, whole genome shotgun sequence genomic window:
- the Tfe3 gene encoding transcription factor E3 isoform X2, protein MSSSSSSRVLLRQQLMRAQAQEQERRERREQAAAASFPSPAPASPAISVIGVSAGGHTLGRPPPAQVPREVLKVQTHLENPTRYHLQQARRQQVKQYLSTTLGPKLASQALTPPPGPASAQPLPGPETAHATAPTGSAPNSPMALLTIGSSSEKEIDDVIDEIISLESSYNDEMLSYLPGGTAGLQLPSTLPVSGNLLDVYSNQGVATPAITVSNSCPAELPNIKREISETEAKALLKERQKKDNHNLIERRRRFNINDRIKELGTLIPKSNDPEMRWNKGTILKASVDYIRKLQKEQQRSKDLESRQRSLEQANRSLQLRIQELELQAQIHGLPVPPSPGLLSIATSSVSDSLKAEQLDIEEEGRPSPTTFHVAGGPVQNAPQQQQQPPAPPSDALLDLHFPSDHLGDLGDPFHLGLEDILMEEEGVVGGLSGGALSPLRAASDPLLSSVSPAVSKASSRRSSFSMEEES, encoded by the exons AtgtcatcatcatcttcatcacggGTGTTGCTGCGGCAGCAGCTGATGCGGGCCCAGGCCCAGGAGCAGGAGAGGCGTGAGCGGCGGGAACAGGCAGCAGCTGCTTCCTTCCCCAGTCCTGCACCTGCCTCACCAGCCATCTCTGTGATTGGCGTGTCTGCTGGAGGCCACACACTGGGTCGTCCACCCCCAGCTCAGGTGCCCAGGGAGGTTCTCAAG GTTCAGACCCACCTGGAGAACCCCACACGCTACCATCTCCAGCAAGCTCGCCGGCAGCAGgtgaaacaatacttatctaccACACTTGGGCCCAAGCTGGCTTCCCAGGCCCTCACCCCACCACCAGGGCCTGCCAGTGCCCAGCCACTTCCTGGCCCTGAAACTGCCCATGCCACTGCTCCGACAGGCAGTGCTCCTAACAGCCCCATGGCACTGCTCACCATTGGGTCCAGCTCCGAGAAGGAG ATTGATGATGTCATTGATGAGATCATCAGCCTAGAGTCCAGTTACAACGATGAGATGCTCAGCTATCTTCCCGGAGGCACAGCAGGGCTGCAGCTCCCCAGCACG CTGCCTGTGTCAGGGAATCTGCTTGATGTGTACAGCAACCAAGGAGTGGCCACCCCGGCCATCACTGTCAGCAATTCCTGTCCAGCTGAGCTGCCTAACATCAAACGGGAGATCTCTG AAACCGAGGCAAAGGCCCTTTTGAAGGAACGACAGAAGAAAGACAATCACAACCTAA TTGAACGACGCAGGCGATTCAACATTAACGATAGGATCAAAGAGCTGGGCACCCTCATCCCCAAGTCCAATGATCC GGAGATGCGCTGGAACAAGGGCACCATCCTGAAGGCATCTGTGGATTACATCCGCAAATTGCAGAAGGAACAGCAGCGCTCCAAAGACCTCGAGAGCCGTCAGCGATCCCTGGAGCAAGCCAACCGAAGTCTGCAGCTCCGAATtcag GAGCTAGAACTGCAGGCCCAGATCCATGGCCTGCCAGTACCTCCTAGCCCAGGACTGCTCTCCATAGCCACTAGTTCCGTCTCTGACAGCCTCAAGGCAGAACAGCTGGACATTGAGGAGGAAGGCAGGCCGAGCCCAACAACATTTCATGTAGCAGGGGGACCTGTCCAGAATGcgcctcagcagcagcagcaacctcCTGCGCCACCCTCGGATGCTCTCCTGGACCTGCATTTTCCCAGCGACCACTTGGGGGACCTGGGAGATCCCTTTCACCTGGGGCTAGAGGACATtctgatggaggaggagggggtggtgGGAGGACTGTCAGGGGGTGCCCTGTCCCCGCTGCGGGCTGCCTCTGACCCCCTACTTTCTTCAGTATCCCCGGCTGTGTCCAAGGCCAGCAGCCGCCGGAGCAGCTTCAGCATGGAGGAGGAGTCCTGA
- the Tfe3 gene encoding transcription factor E3 isoform X1 produces the protein MSHAAEPSRDGVEASAEGPRAVFVLLEERRPADSAQLLSLNSLLPESGIVADIELENILDPDSFYELKSQPLPLRSSLPISLQATPTTPATLSASSSAGGSRTPAMSSSSSSRVLLRQQLMRAQAQEQERRERREQAAAASFPSPAPASPAISVIGVSAGGHTLGRPPPAQVPREVLKVQTHLENPTRYHLQQARRQQVKQYLSTTLGPKLASQALTPPPGPASAQPLPGPETAHATAPTGSAPNSPMALLTIGSSSEKEIDDVIDEIISLESSYNDEMLSYLPGGTAGLQLPSTLPVSGNLLDVYSNQGVATPAITVSNSCPAELPNIKREISETEAKALLKERQKKDNHNLIERRRRFNINDRIKELGTLIPKSNDPEMRWNKGTILKASVDYIRKLQKEQQRSKDLESRQRSLEQANRSLQLRIQELELQAQIHGLPVPPSPGLLSIATSSVSDSLKAEQLDIEEEGRPSPTTFHVAGGPVQNAPQQQQQPPAPPSDALLDLHFPSDHLGDLGDPFHLGLEDILMEEEGVVGGLSGGALSPLRAASDPLLSSVSPAVSKASSRRSSFSMEEES, from the exons TTGCTTCCGGAATCCGGGATTGTTGCTGACATCGAATTAGAAAACATCCTTGATCCTGACAGCTTCTACGAGCTCAAAAGCCAACCCCTACCCCTCCGCTCCAG CCTCCCAATATCACTGCAGGCCACACCAACCACCCCAGCTACACTCTCTGCATCGTCTTCTGCAGGGGGCTCCAGGACCCCTGCCAtgtcatcatcatcttcatcacggGTGTTGCTGCGGCAGCAGCTGATGCGGGCCCAGGCCCAGGAGCAGGAGAGGCGTGAGCGGCGGGAACAGGCAGCAGCTGCTTCCTTCCCCAGTCCTGCACCTGCCTCACCAGCCATCTCTGTGATTGGCGTGTCTGCTGGAGGCCACACACTGGGTCGTCCACCCCCAGCTCAGGTGCCCAGGGAGGTTCTCAAG GTTCAGACCCACCTGGAGAACCCCACACGCTACCATCTCCAGCAAGCTCGCCGGCAGCAGgtgaaacaatacttatctaccACACTTGGGCCCAAGCTGGCTTCCCAGGCCCTCACCCCACCACCAGGGCCTGCCAGTGCCCAGCCACTTCCTGGCCCTGAAACTGCCCATGCCACTGCTCCGACAGGCAGTGCTCCTAACAGCCCCATGGCACTGCTCACCATTGGGTCCAGCTCCGAGAAGGAG ATTGATGATGTCATTGATGAGATCATCAGCCTAGAGTCCAGTTACAACGATGAGATGCTCAGCTATCTTCCCGGAGGCACAGCAGGGCTGCAGCTCCCCAGCACG CTGCCTGTGTCAGGGAATCTGCTTGATGTGTACAGCAACCAAGGAGTGGCCACCCCGGCCATCACTGTCAGCAATTCCTGTCCAGCTGAGCTGCCTAACATCAAACGGGAGATCTCTG AAACCGAGGCAAAGGCCCTTTTGAAGGAACGACAGAAGAAAGACAATCACAACCTAA TTGAACGACGCAGGCGATTCAACATTAACGATAGGATCAAAGAGCTGGGCACCCTCATCCCCAAGTCCAATGATCC GGAGATGCGCTGGAACAAGGGCACCATCCTGAAGGCATCTGTGGATTACATCCGCAAATTGCAGAAGGAACAGCAGCGCTCCAAAGACCTCGAGAGCCGTCAGCGATCCCTGGAGCAAGCCAACCGAAGTCTGCAGCTCCGAATtcag GAGCTAGAACTGCAGGCCCAGATCCATGGCCTGCCAGTACCTCCTAGCCCAGGACTGCTCTCCATAGCCACTAGTTCCGTCTCTGACAGCCTCAAGGCAGAACAGCTGGACATTGAGGAGGAAGGCAGGCCGAGCCCAACAACATTTCATGTAGCAGGGGGACCTGTCCAGAATGcgcctcagcagcagcagcaacctcCTGCGCCACCCTCGGATGCTCTCCTGGACCTGCATTTTCCCAGCGACCACTTGGGGGACCTGGGAGATCCCTTTCACCTGGGGCTAGAGGACATtctgatggaggaggagggggtggtgGGAGGACTGTCAGGGGGTGCCCTGTCCCCGCTGCGGGCTGCCTCTGACCCCCTACTTTCTTCAGTATCCCCGGCTGTGTCCAAGGCCAGCAGCCGCCGGAGCAGCTTCAGCATGGAGGAGGAGTCCTGA